Proteins from one Porites lutea chromosome 3, jaPorLute2.1, whole genome shotgun sequence genomic window:
- the LOC140932288 gene encoding uncharacterized protein YagA-like, which yields MQRLRTIYKGKPYKYVLSILDVFSRYHWLVPLQTKKSSHVARELVRSYREHGAPRVIQHDQGREFEGVVAALCKKLAIKVGKGRPYHPQSQGKVERAHRSFKKKIMHDFLVMGKAGVNWVKSLTEYARSLNEDPKEELSWKSPFEIYYGRN from the coding sequence ATGCAGAGATTACGCACTATTTACAAGGGCAAACCATACAAGTATGTTCTCTCGATCCTCGACGTGTTCAGCCGGTACCACTGGCTGGTACCACTGCAAACAAAGAAGAGCTCCCACGTGGCGCGTGAATTGGTTCGTAGTTACAGGGAGCACGGGGCCCCACGCGTCATTCAGCACGACCAAGGGCGAGAATTTGAAGGCGTGGTAGCAGCATTGTGTAAAAAGCTAGCCATCAAAGTGGGTAAAGGTCGTCCCTATCACCCACAATCTCAAGGAAAAGTTGAGAGGGCACATAGGTCgttcaaaaagaaaatcatgCACGACTTCCTGGTGATGGGAAAAGCTGGTGTCAACTGGGTTAAGTCACTAACGGAGTATGCGAGATCCTTAAACGAGGACCCAAAAGAAGAGCTATCCTGGAAATCTCCCTTCGAGATTTATTATGGTCGTAATTAA
- the LOC140931110 gene encoding uncharacterized protein yields the protein MSFECQQCGKCFNKAGHFRTHERVHTGEKPYECKQCGKCFNRAGNLRNHERVHTGEKPYECKQCGKCFSEAGNLKRHERVHTGEKPYECKQCGKCFNRAGNLRNHERVHTGEKPYECNQCGKCFSQAGNLRSHKRVHTREKPYECKQCGKCFSKAVSLRTHERVHTGEKPYECKQCGKCFSQAGNLRKHERVHTGEKPYECKQCGKCFSQVGSLRTHEIVHTGQKPYESKQCGKCFSQAGRLRRHERLHTGERPHECKQCGKCFSRSGSLRTHERVHTGEMPYECKHCGKGFSQSGVLKRHKRVHTGEKPYEFKQCGNCFSQVGHLKSHGKVHTEEKLYGCKQCGKCFNQAVNLRSHERFHTQERSLEFSQKNKCLSKRLESCKRKRAGSENVDVRATGFTENQQRQRETGNNGITDAQSVIIEKHSCWICQEEMGSDALLLQHYENHMTLVCDDYC from the coding sequence ATGTCCTTTGAGTGTcagcagtgtggcaagtgttttaacaAAGCAGGGCACTTTaggactcatgaaagagttcacactggggaaaagccatatgaatgtaaacagtgtggcaagtgttttaaccgagcaggaaacctaaggaatcatgaaagagttcacactggggaaaagccatatgaatgtaaacagtgtggcaagtgttttagcgaagcaggaaacctaaagagacatgaaagagttcacactggggaaaagccttatgaatgtaaacagtgtggcaagtgttttaaccgagcaggaaacctaaggaatcatgaaagagttcacactggggaaaagccatatgaatgtaaccagtgtggcaagtgttttagccaagcaggaaacctaaggagcCATAAAAGAGTTCACACAAGGGAAAAgccatatgaatgtaaacagtgtggcaagtgttttagtaaAGCAGTAAGCCTAAGGACtcacgaaagagttcacactggggaaaagccttatgaatgtaaacagtgtggcaagtgtttcagccaagcaggaaacctaaggaaacatgaaagagttcacactggggaaaagccatatgaatgtaaacagtgtggcaagtgttttagccaagtaGGAAGCCTAAGGACTCATGAAATAGTTCACACTGGGCAAAAGCCTTATGAAtctaaacagtgtggcaagtgtttcagCCAAGCAGGACGcctaaggagacatgaaagacTTCACACTGGAGAAAGGCctcatgaatgtaaacagtgtggcaagtgttttagccgatcAGGAAGCCtaaggactcatgaaagagttcacactggggaaatgccttatgaatgtaaacattgtGGCAAGGGTTTTAGCCAATCAGGAGTCCTAAAGAGACataaaagagttcacactggggaaaagccttatgaatttAAACAGTGTGGTAACTGTTTTAGCCAAGTAGGACACCTAAAGAGCCATGGAAAAGTTCACACTGAGGAAAAGCTTTATggatgtaaacagtgtggcaagtgttttaaccAAGCAGTAAACCTGAGGAGTCATGAAAGATTCCACACGCAGGAAAGGTCACTTGAATTTTCCCAGAAAAACAAATGTCTGTCCAAACGATTGGAATCCTGTAAACGGAAGAGAGCAGGAAGTGAAAACGTCGATGTCAGGGCCACAGGCTTTACAGAGAACCAGCAGAGACAGAGAGAAACCGGAAACAATGGTATAACAGATGCCCAATCGGTCATTATTGAGAAACACAGCtgttggatttgtcaagaggagATGGGTAGTGAcgctcttcttcttcaacattatgaaaatcatatgaCCCTTGTTTGTGACGATTATtgttga